A part of Andrena cerasifolii isolate SP2316 chromosome 10, iyAndCera1_principal, whole genome shotgun sequence genomic DNA contains:
- the LOC143374263 gene encoding solute carrier family 25 member 44, whose translation MTAVEAPQFIRTIEWDMMDKTKFFPLSMLSSFSVRCCLYPLTVIKTRLQIQRHNHMYNGMIDAWKKIYAAEGVGGLYRGFWISSVQIVSGAFYVSTYEGVRHILGQDHAIGHIDSRIKALIAGGAASLVGQTIVVPFDVLSQHLMVLGINSTKHGKYHIDKMGVNPLGLTFEPGRTRTQISADIVRLIYQRDGYRGFYRGYIASLCAYVPNSALWWGLYISYQEELIRLFPEWFSHLFIQAVAGTLGGFTTTIITNPLDIVRARLQVQRLDSMYSAFKVLWLEERLQMFTKGLSARLVQSACFSFSIILGYETIKRFSINEEYKSYIRW comes from the exons ATGACTGCGGTAGAGGCACCACAATTTATTCGTACCATCGAGTGGGATATGATGGACAAGACAAAGTTCTTTCCACTCAGCATGCTGTCGTCGTTCTCGGTGCGCTGCTGTTTGTATCCTCTAACGGTAATCAAAACCCGCTTACAGATCCAAAGGCACAATCATATGTACAACG GAATGATAGATgcttggaaaaaaatatatgcagCTGAAGGTGTAGGAGGTCTTTACAGAGGATTCTGGATAAGTTCTGTTCAAATTGTATCTGGTGCATTTTATGTATCTACGTACGAAGGTGTGCGTCATATACTTGGGCAGGATCATGCTATAGGTCATATAGATTCACGAATTAAAGCACTAATCGCCGGTGGTGCTGCTAGTCTAGTAGGACAAACGATAGTAGTTCCTTTTGATGTTCTAAGTCAGCACTTAATGGTTCTTGGGATCAATAGTACTAAACATGGCAAATACCATATAGACAAA ATGGGTGTGAATCCGTTGGGTTTAACTTTTGAACCTGGAAGAACCCGTACCCAGATTTCAGCTGATATCGTCAGATTGATTTATCAGAGGGATGGATACAGAGGGTTTTATAGAGGATACATCGCGTCGTTATGCGCGTATGTTCCTAACAGCGCGCTTTGGTGGGGCTTGTATATATCTTATCAAG AAGAGCTTATCAGATTATTTCCCGAGTGGTTCTCTCACTTGTTCATTCAAGCTGTTGCTGGAACATTAGGAGGATTCACCACCACCATTATTACAAATCCTTTAGATATTGTACGAGCAAGATTACAAGTGCAAAGATTAGATAGTATGTATAGCGCATTCAAAGTTCTTTGGTTGGAAGAGAGGTTGCAGATGTTCACAAAAGGATTATCCGCGCGTCTCGTACAATCTGCCTGCTTTAGTTTCTCAATAATTCTAGGATATGAAACTATTAAAAGATTCAGTATAAATGAGGAGTACAAAAGTTACATTAGGTGGTAA